One Helianthus annuus cultivar XRQ/B chromosome 12, HanXRQr2.0-SUNRISE, whole genome shotgun sequence genomic region harbors:
- the LOC118485114 gene encoding uncharacterized protein LOC118485114, with product MLVGGSIIANAVMEDYNALARREEETIRLRAEAEAMVKAAREGAEENKKLFRVRQELNNLKAANAVLVKEKAAAEAAGKEAETRGATALKEAEARAAKLLADADANRTKLSKVVEELQAEVQSRVTILEEVISRATEAEAREMQAEERARQVEEVRDGLTTSLGQVTADHAWMREHAIGHIMESILDAPKNTTAVAEMNERAHQAGFKAGYNKCLSDVNPFFTSRFTDERSGFPGVDTEATYDAALDAYNKLSIPALDDIEKCLGAEDYVDRLHKLFEPLKEDEGTSGAKAD from the exons ATGCTTGTTGGAGGTTCCATAATCGCGAATGCGGTTATGGAAGATTATAATGCCTTAGCTCGCAGGGAAGAGGAAACCATTCGGTTGCGGGCTGAAGCTGAGGCGATGGTGAAGGCTGCTCGAGAGGGTGCGGA GGAGAATAAAAAGCTTTTCCGTGTTCGTCAGGAGCTTAATAATCTCAAGGCCGCGAACGCCGTTTTGGTCAAGGAAAAGGCCGCAGCTGAAGCGGCTGGTAAAGAGGCAGAGACACGCGGTGCAACCGCGCTGAAGGAGGCGGAGGCGCGTGCTGCCAAATTGTTAGCGGATGCGGATGCTAACCGCACCAAGCTAAGCAAAGTTGTGGAGGAGCTCCAG GCGGAAGTGCAGAGCCGAGTGACCATCCTTGAGGAGGTGATTTCCCGCGCTACTGAAGCTGAGGCGCGGGAAATGCAAGCTGAGGAGCGGGCAAGGCAAGTTGAGGAAGTCAGGGATGGGTTGACCACCTCCTTGGGCCAAGTTACTGCGGATCATGCATGGATGCGTGAGCACGCTATAGGGCAT ATTATGGAAAGCATACTTGACGCACCTAAGAACACGACTGCGGTTGCTGAGATGAACGAGCGTGCACATCAGGCTGGGTTCAAGGCTGGTTACAACAAGTGCCTTAGCGATGTGAACCCGTTCTTTACTAGTAGATTTACTGATGAAAGATCAGGCTTCCCCGGTGTAGATACCGAAGCTACTTATGACGCTGCGCTGGATGCGTACAACAAACTTTCCATTCCTGCCCTTGATGATATTGAGAAATGTTTAGGAGCGGAAGATTACGTGGATCGTTTGCACAAGCTATTTGAACCACTGAAGGAGGATGAAGGCACTAGTGGTGCAAAGGCAGACTAG